In a genomic window of Occallatibacter riparius:
- a CDS encoding DnaJ domain-containing protein codes for MIDYYEFLQISPHADAETVHRVYRYLAARFHPDNPKSGDSSLFCLVKSAYDVLSDPGKRAEYDAARRNQLVEVEPLSSSVDFMDDLEGELNRRLAVLAVLYSRRRTRPDVPEVSLMDIEDRLGFPRDYLDFTLWYLVKKQYLTRTDNAQYTLTADGVDFVEAQRINIPTLNKMLTAESGFSNADAVGLKAIAEGARHSKPAAARVTQAGPGQTPIILPNELTPDTRWHPGMPDRRKNGGNRRGNSTGGRRSTD; via the coding sequence ATGATCGATTACTACGAATTTCTGCAAATCAGCCCTCATGCAGATGCTGAGACGGTCCATCGGGTGTACCGCTACCTGGCGGCCCGTTTCCATCCGGACAACCCGAAGTCGGGAGATTCCAGCCTTTTCTGCCTGGTGAAGTCGGCGTATGACGTGCTGTCGGACCCGGGAAAGCGCGCTGAATACGACGCGGCGCGGAGGAACCAGCTCGTCGAAGTGGAGCCGCTCTCCTCGTCCGTTGACTTCATGGATGACCTGGAAGGTGAGTTGAATCGAAGGCTGGCGGTTCTGGCGGTGCTCTATAGCCGGCGACGCACAAGGCCCGACGTGCCGGAGGTAAGCCTGATGGACATCGAGGACCGCCTGGGTTTCCCTCGTGACTACCTCGACTTCACACTCTGGTACCTGGTGAAGAAGCAGTATTTGACTCGCACGGACAATGCGCAATACACGCTGACGGCCGACGGTGTGGACTTTGTGGAGGCGCAACGGATCAATATCCCCACATTGAACAAGATGTTGACGGCAGAATCCGGATTTTCGAACGCAGACGCGGTCGGTCTCAAAGCGATTGCGGAAGGTGCGCGGCACTCGAAGCCGGCGGCCGCGCGGGTGACGCAAGCTGGACCGGGTCAGACGCCTATCATTCTGCCTAACGAGCTGACGCCGGATACGCGATGGCACCCCGGAATGCCGGATCGCCGGAAAAACGGGGGAAACCGCCGGGGTAACTCCACGGGTGGACGGCGCTCGACGGACTGA
- a CDS encoding type II toxin-antitoxin system VapB family antitoxin yields MMTAPLTSIRLDKRLADRAAKVLGVKTRTEAVHRALEEIVKLQDFKNLMKKHGGKHKFEGSDE; encoded by the coding sequence ATGATGACTGCACCGCTGACGTCAATACGGCTGGACAAGAGGCTGGCGGATAGGGCCGCCAAGGTCCTCGGCGTGAAAACCCGCACCGAAGCGGTGCATCGGGCCCTTGAAGAGATCGTCAAACTCCAAGATTTCAAGAACCTGATGAAGAAACACGGCGGGAAGCATAAGTTCGAAGGGTCCGATGAGTGA
- a CDS encoding SpoIIE family protein phosphatase, whose product MLSVELDFLQSQLEERKRRLETAIALAPDNANAEALLREVDSALDRFAAGTYGVCETCHESVERDRLLADPLICYCLDHLTDSERAALQRDLDLASALQRGLLPPAELRVDGWETSYHYAPLGPVSGDYCDLYPWGGSLFFMLGDVSGKGVAASMRMAQMHALFRSLIGMGLPLAQIVTEINRFLCNSALAGEYATLVCGRANPEGDIELFNAGHLPVVALQRGQVQLLESTSFPVGMFCDTAFAPAHVRLSGDDMLFLFTDGVSEAVGADGEYGVERVARLIGAMSPDCAAGAISACLEDLRRFAGRNPGMDDVTLLAMRRTA is encoded by the coding sequence GCCGAGGCCCTGCTGCGCGAGGTGGATTCCGCTCTGGATCGTTTTGCAGCCGGGACGTACGGCGTGTGCGAGACGTGCCACGAATCCGTGGAGCGGGACCGGCTGCTCGCCGATCCGCTGATCTGCTATTGCCTCGACCATCTTACGGACTCCGAGCGAGCCGCACTGCAGCGCGATCTGGACCTTGCTTCCGCACTGCAGCGCGGGCTGCTGCCGCCGGCGGAGCTTCGCGTTGACGGGTGGGAAACCAGCTACCACTACGCGCCGCTGGGCCCGGTGAGCGGCGACTATTGCGACCTTTACCCCTGGGGCGGATCGTTGTTCTTCATGCTCGGCGATGTCTCGGGAAAAGGAGTTGCCGCGTCCATGAGGATGGCGCAAATGCATGCGCTCTTCCGCAGCTTGATCGGTATGGGTCTGCCGCTCGCGCAAATTGTGACTGAAATCAATCGATTTCTGTGCAACAGCGCACTGGCCGGAGAATACGCCACGCTGGTCTGCGGGCGCGCCAACCCGGAGGGCGATATTGAACTCTTCAATGCAGGGCACTTGCCCGTGGTTGCCCTTCAGCGGGGACAGGTGCAGTTGCTTGAGTCCACTTCGTTTCCGGTTGGCATGTTTTGCGATACTGCGTTCGCTCCTGCGCATGTGCGGTTGAGCGGGGACGACATGCTGTTCCTGTTTACCGACGGTGTCTCGGAAGCGGTGGGAGCAGACGGCGAATATGGGGTCGAGCGGGTGGCTCGTCTGATCGGTGCGATGTCGCCGGATTGTGCGGCTGGCGCGATCTCGGCGTGTCTCGAGGATCTGCGCCGGTTCGCCGGAAGGAATCCGGGCATGGATGACGTGACCTTGCTGGCTATGCGGCGGACAGCGTGA
- a CDS encoding radical SAM protein, which yields MAKAMKYAEKVAVYAAKGAWSVFERVNRISPNPSFTPKWSDKPLLKSYQKEKPPLGWPRTTDSLCPKCVPEIRQQILDGKLPHEVLLNEKVGEIKAQIIERDGKILMVKDCPKHGHFEDVMSIDPAFFKHLEESFPGRDIRAHGETSDKLHNHGTSTVTHGRGSVLTIDLTNRCNMMCDPCFMDANQVGFVHELTWDEIKTMLDNAVNMKPRRQMSVQFSGGEPTLSPYFLDAVAYSRKVGYNSVQAASNGIEFAKSKELCRAAAEAGLRYVYLQFDGIGNAANSHRKVGNLFDVKLQAINNLHEAGVEIVPVTTIINGINNEQVGRIINFALDNPKKISFLSFQPVSFTGRDEEISDERRNAQRYTLSHMAHDIKNQCGFGVPERDWFPISFMSTFSDWADLVHGPSAEWGQLSCGCHPNCGIGMALMIDKETKEAAPVTAFLHMDQVAKDLAKVNDAARGKWLSVIGFGLALLRNYDPFQAPTHFKITDMLKKMDKTFNATGKNYGSVKGDRTMDDIQKRRQDRWNFLFIAGMWFQDLFNYDFRRTEQCIIPYATQEGEISFCAYNTGIGWRNIIEKMHMTATLTKWYEEHGRHEIFAGGKKVAMSEVGHTLNLNMEHVNSEANHTLDELGIAKNAREERIRARNAKSATEQIKSDAENAKMAKLYNEHILGIKPQETGLVSLDQIRPASNNAASPVNRHREEKDLVAGD from the coding sequence ATGGCCAAAGCGATGAAGTACGCAGAAAAGGTCGCAGTCTACGCGGCAAAGGGCGCCTGGTCCGTCTTCGAACGGGTCAACCGCATCAGCCCCAACCCGTCCTTCACTCCCAAGTGGAGCGACAAGCCGCTGCTGAAGTCCTATCAGAAAGAGAAGCCCCCGTTGGGCTGGCCGCGTACGACTGACTCGCTCTGCCCCAAGTGCGTCCCTGAGATCCGCCAGCAGATCCTCGATGGCAAGCTGCCCCACGAAGTCCTCCTCAATGAGAAGGTCGGCGAAATCAAGGCCCAGATCATCGAGCGCGACGGCAAGATCCTCATGGTCAAGGACTGCCCCAAGCACGGCCACTTCGAAGACGTCATGTCCATCGATCCGGCCTTCTTCAAGCACCTTGAAGAGTCCTTCCCCGGCCGCGACATCCGCGCTCACGGCGAGACCAGCGACAAGCTCCACAACCACGGCACCTCCACCGTCACGCACGGCCGCGGTTCGGTCCTTACCATCGACCTCACCAACCGCTGCAACATGATGTGCGACCCCTGCTTCATGGACGCGAACCAGGTTGGCTTCGTCCACGAGCTCACCTGGGACGAAATCAAGACCATGCTCGACAACGCCGTGAACATGAAGCCCCGGCGTCAGATGAGCGTGCAGTTCTCGGGCGGCGAGCCCACCCTCAGCCCCTACTTCCTTGACGCCGTCGCCTACTCGCGCAAGGTCGGCTACAACTCGGTTCAGGCCGCCTCCAACGGCATCGAGTTCGCCAAGTCCAAGGAGCTCTGCCGCGCCGCTGCTGAAGCCGGTCTCCGTTACGTCTACCTTCAGTTCGACGGCATCGGCAACGCCGCGAACAGCCACCGCAAGGTCGGCAACCTGTTCGATGTGAAGCTCCAGGCCATCAACAATCTGCATGAAGCCGGCGTTGAAATCGTCCCCGTGACGACCATCATCAACGGCATCAACAACGAGCAGGTCGGCCGCATCATCAACTTCGCGCTCGATAACCCCAAGAAGATCAGCTTCCTCTCCTTCCAGCCCGTCAGCTTCACGGGCCGCGACGAGGAAATCTCCGACGAGCGCCGCAACGCCCAGCGCTACACGCTCTCGCACATGGCGCACGACATCAAGAACCAGTGCGGCTTCGGCGTTCCCGAGCGCGACTGGTTCCCCATCTCCTTCATGTCGACCTTCTCTGACTGGGCCGACCTCGTTCACGGGCCCTCGGCCGAGTGGGGCCAGCTCTCCTGCGGATGCCACCCCAACTGCGGCATCGGCATGGCCCTCATGATCGACAAGGAAACCAAGGAAGCCGCGCCCGTCACGGCCTTCCTCCACATGGATCAGGTCGCCAAGGACCTCGCCAAGGTCAACGACGCTGCCCGCGGCAAGTGGCTCTCGGTCATCGGCTTCGGCCTCGCGCTCCTGCGCAACTACGATCCCTTCCAGGCGCCCACCCACTTCAAGATCACTGACATGCTCAAGAAGATGGACAAGACCTTCAACGCCACCGGCAAGAACTACGGCTCGGTCAAGGGCGACCGCACCATGGACGACATCCAGAAGCGCCGCCAGGACCGCTGGAACTTCCTCTTCATCGCCGGCATGTGGTTCCAGGACCTGTTCAACTACGACTTCCGCCGTACCGAGCAGTGCATCATCCCCTACGCCACGCAGGAAGGCGAAATCAGCTTCTGCGCGTATAACACCGGCATCGGCTGGCGCAACATCATCGAGAAGATGCACATGACCGCGACCCTCACCAAGTGGTATGAGGAGCACGGACGCCATGAAATCTTCGCCGGCGGCAAGAAGGTGGCCATGAGCGAAGTTGGGCACACGCTCAACCTCAACATGGAGCACGTCAACTCCGAAGCCAACCACACCCTCGACGAGCTCGGCATCGCCAAGAACGCCCGTGAAGAGCGCATCCGCGCCCGCAACGCCAAGTCGGCCACCGAGCAGATTAAGTCAGACGCCGAGAACGCCAAGATGGCCAAGCTCTACAACGAGCACATCCTCGGCATCAAGCCGCAGGAAACCGGCCTGGTCTCCCTCGACCAGATCCGCCCCGCAAGCAACAACGCCGCCAGCCCCGTCAACCGCCACCGCGAAGAGAAAGACCTAGTCGCCGGCGACTAA
- a CDS encoding chitobiase/beta-hexosaminidase C-terminal domain-containing protein produces MSASTGSGDWVWQKGSNEFNINPVFGTLRVSSPAANPGSRSGMASWTDNSGNLWIFGGGVGYSDVWEFNSSTMEWAWMAGPNTPSQAAVYGTLGVAAPANVPGLRSGSATWKDKDGNFWLFGGEGQDSAGNYGYLNDLWKFDTTTFEWTWMGGSNVLPTCPSTNSCGPPGVYGTLGTSSASNVPGGRSDALGWTDASGNFWMFGGRIYIVYLNGWGGYENDLWKYSPSTHEWTWMGGNSSLPSDCTLNDSCGYAGIYGTLLTPSSSNLPGAREESTVWTDSNGNFWLFGGFGYGSNHIRGELNDLWKFAPSTGEWEWVSGSDTIGTRTYGGQAGVYGTKGVSSSANHPGGRNSAAGWMDQDDNLWLFGGYGFGSTNADWAFSSGFLNDLWRFNPATDEWTWMTGSDLIGGLASFGTLGVGSSNDPGNRIGVAAWSGPSGNLWFFGGSYRIDNYQSGAMSDVWEYLIDGADRAAPPTFSPPAGTYTSALSVKLRSVTPGVTIYYTTDGSTPTVSATVYNGPITVTQSQTISAIAAGSGYLQSSAVSASYVINLPVAATPTFSVPTGTYTSAQTVTISDVTPGATVYYTTDGSAPGTNSARYTNPVSVSQTETLKAIATASGYAPSLTASATYTISAASAPPSFTFSASPSTITVMSGGTGTTTLTVTPQNGFSSAVSFSCSGLPSGTACTFSPGTIKPSGAPVTSQLGIAARAVASNGPMERTPLLPGAAVAGAGALLFWRKRRPCTFWIPALLLSFGLVLLTACSSFTVKSRTTTVTVSAKAGRLQQTAQVTLTVNP; encoded by the coding sequence ATGAGTGCCTCGACCGGCTCCGGCGACTGGGTATGGCAGAAAGGCAGCAATGAGTTCAACATCAATCCTGTGTTTGGAACCCTGCGGGTTTCCTCCCCCGCGGCTAATCCTGGGAGCCGCTCCGGAATGGCCTCCTGGACCGATAACTCGGGAAACCTCTGGATTTTCGGCGGCGGCGTGGGCTACAGCGACGTGTGGGAGTTCAATTCGAGCACGATGGAATGGGCGTGGATGGCCGGGCCGAACACCCCCTCTCAGGCAGCCGTTTATGGCACCCTCGGTGTCGCGGCCCCAGCCAACGTGCCCGGCCTCAGGAGCGGTTCTGCCACATGGAAAGACAAGGACGGCAATTTCTGGTTATTCGGGGGCGAAGGCCAGGATTCGGCTGGAAACTACGGATATCTGAACGATCTCTGGAAGTTCGATACCACTACTTTTGAATGGACCTGGATGGGCGGCTCCAACGTTCTTCCCACCTGCCCGTCCACGAACAGTTGCGGGCCTCCGGGCGTTTACGGCACGCTTGGCACTAGCTCGGCGAGCAACGTTCCCGGAGGGCGTTCCGATGCGCTGGGCTGGACCGATGCTAGCGGCAATTTCTGGATGTTCGGCGGCCGCATCTACATTGTCTATCTCAACGGCTGGGGAGGGTACGAAAACGACCTCTGGAAGTACAGCCCTTCCACCCATGAATGGACATGGATGGGCGGTAACAGCTCTTTGCCATCTGACTGCACGTTGAACGACAGTTGCGGTTATGCAGGCATCTACGGCACCCTGCTCACTCCATCCAGTTCAAATCTTCCGGGCGCGCGTGAGGAGTCCACCGTCTGGACCGATTCAAACGGCAACTTCTGGCTCTTTGGCGGTTTCGGCTATGGCTCAAACCACATCAGAGGCGAACTGAATGATCTCTGGAAATTTGCTCCCTCCACCGGCGAATGGGAATGGGTGAGCGGAAGCGACACTATAGGCACGCGAACCTACGGCGGTCAGGCCGGTGTCTATGGAACGAAGGGGGTTTCTTCTTCCGCCAACCATCCAGGAGGACGCAACTCCGCAGCCGGTTGGATGGATCAGGACGATAACCTCTGGCTCTTTGGCGGATATGGATTCGGCTCGACCAATGCGGACTGGGCTTTCAGCAGTGGTTTCCTGAATGATCTGTGGAGGTTCAATCCGGCTACCGACGAATGGACCTGGATGACCGGCAGCGATCTGATTGGCGGCCTTGCTTCGTTCGGCACCCTCGGCGTCGGGTCGTCCAATGATCCGGGGAACCGCATTGGGGTTGCCGCCTGGTCCGGCCCATCCGGGAATCTCTGGTTCTTCGGTGGCTCGTACAGGATCGACAACTATCAATCCGGTGCCATGAGCGACGTCTGGGAGTATCTGATCGACGGCGCGGATCGCGCTGCTCCTCCCACGTTCTCGCCGCCCGCAGGTACCTACACAAGCGCGTTGTCAGTCAAGTTGAGGTCCGTGACGCCCGGCGTGACTATTTACTACACCACCGACGGTTCAACTCCCACGGTCAGCGCGACTGTTTACAACGGCCCCATCACCGTAACGCAGTCGCAGACGATCTCCGCCATTGCTGCCGGCTCGGGTTATTTGCAATCTTCTGCCGTCTCCGCCAGCTACGTGATCAACCTGCCGGTCGCCGCAACTCCGACCTTCTCCGTGCCAACGGGAACCTACACATCGGCGCAGACCGTGACCATCAGCGACGTGACTCCCGGCGCGACTGTGTACTACACAACCGACGGATCCGCTCCGGGGACCAACTCTGCGCGATACACCAACCCGGTCTCGGTCTCCCAAACGGAGACGCTCAAGGCGATCGCCACTGCCAGCGGCTACGCACCCAGCCTCACTGCCTCCGCCACTTACACAATCAGTGCAGCCAGTGCGCCGCCGAGCTTCACCTTCTCTGCATCACCCTCTACGATCACCGTGATGTCCGGCGGGACGGGAACGACGACGCTGACAGTGACTCCGCAAAATGGATTCAGTTCCGCTGTCAGCTTCAGTTGCTCGGGCTTGCCTTCCGGGACAGCGTGCACCTTCAGTCCCGGCACAATCAAGCCATCAGGCGCTCCGGTCACATCACAACTCGGCATTGCTGCGCGCGCGGTCGCGTCGAATGGGCCCATGGAACGAACACCCTTGCTACCCGGCGCAGCCGTCGCAGGGGCCGGAGCGCTTCTCTTCTGGAGAAAGCGCCGCCCATGCACGTTCTGGATTCCCGCGCTGCTGCTGTCGTTTGGCTTGGTGCTGCTTACGGCGTGCAGCAGCTTCACAGTGAAATCGAGGACAACCACGGTTACCGTCAGTGCCAAAGCGGGAAGACTGCAGCAGACGGCTCAAGTCACTCTTACTGTCAATCCTTGA
- a CDS encoding energy transducer TonB — MIRSTFLLAAIVMGPGALFAMDKTGAQDLLASAGRQARLFEDSARPFAMDVDFTAEFDMPRQGHLRLQWEAKDRWWSKLKIGPIEEIKFQDGEKSYTLSNTGFTPKQVRDLMDLLHVAKNYDKLVVKKDQEHIESGVTVKCMETERREFKSSPRHQICTDVGTRDIMSESWEWSEDRVYRKQFSDFADFAGHRYPHRLEFLKNGRTIISANVIELRQTPLDPQLLVPPQGAIERRECPNFQPPSMVSEPVLALGGRTGLNGSSEVEITVLADGKVGGLHVLQSGGPVMDDIVIDAVKHSKYKPAMCGTEPVIAEMDIELGVGMH; from the coding sequence ATGATCAGATCCACGTTTTTGCTGGCTGCTATCGTCATGGGGCCGGGCGCACTATTTGCGATGGATAAGACCGGGGCCCAGGACCTGCTTGCCTCGGCCGGGCGCCAAGCGAGACTTTTTGAGGATTCTGCCCGCCCGTTTGCGATGGATGTGGATTTCACCGCCGAGTTCGACATGCCCCGGCAAGGGCACCTGCGCCTGCAATGGGAAGCGAAGGATCGCTGGTGGAGCAAGCTGAAGATCGGACCAATTGAGGAGATTAAATTCCAGGACGGCGAAAAGAGCTACACCCTGAGCAATACAGGATTCACGCCGAAACAGGTGCGCGACTTGATGGACCTGCTGCACGTCGCGAAGAATTACGACAAGCTTGTGGTCAAGAAAGACCAGGAGCACATAGAGAGCGGCGTCACAGTGAAGTGCATGGAGACGGAGCGGCGGGAGTTCAAGAGTAGCCCCCGCCATCAGATATGTACGGATGTAGGCACCCGCGACATCATGAGCGAGAGTTGGGAATGGAGCGAGGACCGGGTGTACAGAAAGCAGTTTAGCGATTTTGCCGATTTCGCAGGACATCGGTATCCACACAGGCTGGAGTTCCTGAAAAACGGAAGAACGATCATCAGTGCGAACGTTATCGAGTTGAGACAGACGCCGCTCGACCCGCAGCTGCTGGTGCCCCCGCAAGGCGCGATTGAGCGCCGCGAATGCCCGAACTTTCAACCGCCCTCCATGGTCAGCGAGCCTGTACTAGCTCTTGGCGGCAGGACCGGCCTGAATGGCAGTAGCGAGGTGGAAATAACCGTCCTCGCTGATGGGAAGGTGGGCGGCCTGCATGTGCTGCAAAGCGGCGGTCCGGTTATGGACGACATAGTCATTGACGCAGTCAAGCACTCGAAATACAAGCCGGCGATGTGCGGAACAGAGCCAGTGATTGCCGAAATGGATATTGAGCTTGGTGTCGGGATGCATTAA
- a CDS encoding type II toxin-antitoxin system VapC family toxin translates to MSEIAMFDSSVLLDQFRTGRHAERFGRLDVPIRNSAVVLAELWRGATSVEERELVLELEEDYPVLTPSTEQWIDSGQILAHLRARHGFEPAKLRDLHFDVLIALTAQSHGARLITSNRADFELIREYRDFKLEVW, encoded by the coding sequence ATGAGTGAGATTGCTATGTTTGACTCCTCTGTGCTGCTGGACCAGTTCCGCACCGGACGGCACGCCGAGCGCTTTGGCCGCCTTGACGTACCGATCAGGAACTCGGCGGTGGTGCTGGCGGAGCTTTGGCGAGGCGCAACGAGTGTAGAGGAGCGGGAGCTGGTGCTGGAACTTGAGGAAGACTACCCGGTTCTGACTCCGAGCACGGAACAGTGGATCGACTCCGGCCAGATTCTCGCCCATCTGCGTGCCCGGCATGGATTCGAGCCTGCAAAGCTTCGCGACCTGCACTTCGATGTGCTGATTGCGCTGACGGCGCAATCGCATGGTGCTCGGCTGATTACGTCGAATCGCGCGGATTTTGAATTGATTCGGGAGTACAGGGATTTCAAGTTGGAAGTATGGTAG
- a CDS encoding Kelch repeat-containing protein, with product MRQSLLNPLRVCGRLCCALVVCAVFAGAAMQVSAQANQWVWMGGGSTYNPVQGEFGTQGVPSAAHVPDIRAGAISWTDRSGSFWLFGGGNYSTLGLANTHNNDLWKYDPATNQWTWMSGSNTNAPGVYGVQGVAAADNAPGSRESGAAWTDVDGNLWLYGGRGFDAQGFIGTLDDLWKFDVARGVWTWMGGDSHLADNSKRACSQPSYGTLGVPSTANTPGGRMRGGAWTGADGTFWLFGGGGCDGILNDLWKYEPTSGMWTWMGGSATANDTGRYGTLGAASSSNVPAARLNVASWTDKQGRFWLFGGDGVGADGLRGYLNDLWAYDPGKHEWTWMSGSSSVGTENCYHPGLMCARSGVYGKLGQFAAGNVPGGREGSMGAVDASGDLLLFGGRNNPSEAINKMNDLWAFNIGTRQWAWISGSNVFECVTKDAGGACQLGGQRGVYGTLGAGAAITMPGSRDSGLSWSDKDGNFWIFGGEAVDKSGVNAPLNDLWVYQQLAPTFTLASDSNALTISAGGHGTVALTITPKNGFAAAVTFSCAGLPAGTTCSFAPSSVTPAGSAVKTQLTITSSASAAASAQAANHGHVVRPLLPLVALGLVGFFWLGGRRRGRLWLQAVLLLGLLASVTACGSGATAKSSGPTPPPQPPPTQPTVATVTITAASGSLNQATTLTLTVTH from the coding sequence ATGAGGCAATCCTTGCTTAACCCGTTGCGCGTATGCGGCCGGTTGTGTTGCGCGCTGGTTGTGTGCGCCGTCTTTGCCGGCGCGGCGATGCAGGTTTCGGCGCAAGCGAATCAGTGGGTGTGGATGGGCGGAGGTTCTACGTATAACCCGGTACAGGGGGAGTTCGGGACCCAGGGGGTTCCTTCGGCGGCGCATGTTCCGGATATCCGCGCGGGGGCGATTTCGTGGACGGATCGGAGCGGGAGTTTCTGGCTATTCGGGGGAGGCAACTACTCGACGCTGGGGCTGGCGAATACTCACAACAACGATCTGTGGAAGTACGATCCTGCCACGAACCAGTGGACATGGATGAGCGGGAGCAACACGAACGCGCCCGGGGTTTACGGCGTGCAGGGGGTGGCGGCTGCGGATAATGCCCCGGGAAGCCGGGAGTCGGGCGCGGCGTGGACGGATGTGGATGGAAATCTCTGGCTCTACGGCGGCAGGGGATTCGACGCGCAGGGGTTCATCGGCACGCTGGATGATTTGTGGAAGTTCGACGTGGCAAGAGGAGTGTGGACGTGGATGGGTGGCGACAGCCATCTTGCCGATAACAGCAAACGGGCATGCTCGCAGCCGAGCTACGGAACACTCGGTGTGCCTTCGACGGCGAATACTCCCGGGGGGCGCATGCGGGGGGGGGCGTGGACCGGCGCGGACGGCACATTCTGGCTGTTCGGCGGCGGGGGATGCGACGGAATCCTGAATGATCTGTGGAAGTACGAGCCCACGAGCGGTATGTGGACATGGATGGGGGGCAGTGCAACGGCGAATGACACAGGGCGCTACGGGACGCTCGGCGCCGCCTCGTCGAGTAATGTGCCGGCCGCGCGCCTGAATGTCGCGAGCTGGACGGATAAGCAGGGCCGTTTCTGGCTGTTTGGAGGCGACGGGGTGGGCGCCGATGGGTTGCGCGGCTATCTGAACGACCTGTGGGCGTACGACCCTGGAAAGCATGAGTGGACGTGGATGAGCGGGAGCAGTTCGGTGGGGACGGAGAACTGCTATCACCCCGGCCTGATGTGTGCGCGATCCGGGGTGTATGGAAAGCTGGGCCAGTTTGCAGCGGGAAATGTTCCGGGCGGACGCGAGGGGTCGATGGGAGCGGTGGACGCGTCAGGAGATCTGCTGCTGTTCGGAGGAAGGAACAACCCCAGCGAGGCCATCAACAAGATGAACGACCTGTGGGCGTTCAATATTGGCACACGGCAGTGGGCGTGGATCTCGGGCAGCAACGTGTTTGAGTGCGTGACGAAGGATGCCGGCGGCGCGTGCCAGCTCGGCGGGCAACGGGGCGTATACGGGACGCTCGGAGCTGGCGCCGCGATCACCATGCCGGGCAGCCGGGACTCAGGGTTGAGCTGGAGCGACAAGGACGGGAACTTCTGGATATTTGGCGGCGAGGCCGTGGACAAGAGCGGAGTCAACGCGCCGCTGAATGATCTCTGGGTCTATCAGCAGCTGGCGCCGACTTTCACTCTGGCATCGGACTCGAATGCTCTTACGATCAGCGCGGGAGGCCACGGGACGGTGGCGCTGACGATCACCCCTAAGAATGGGTTTGCAGCGGCGGTGACTTTCTCCTGCGCGGGGCTGCCAGCGGGAACAACGTGCAGCTTCGCTCCGTCGAGTGTGACGCCCGCGGGCAGCGCGGTGAAGACGCAGCTCACGATCACTTCAAGCGCATCGGCTGCTGCGAGCGCGCAGGCTGCGAACCACGGGCATGTGGTGCGGCCATTGCTTCCGCTAGTGGCGCTGGGACTGGTGGGATTCTTCTGGCTTGGCGGGCGGAGGCGCGGTCGGCTGTGGCTGCAGGCGGTGCTGCTGTTGGGGCTGCTGGCGAGCGTGACGGCGTGTGGCAGCGGCGCCACGGCGAAGAGTTCTGGGCCGACGCCGCCTCCGCAGCCTCCGCCGACGCAGCCCACGGTTGCCACGGTCACGATTACGGCTGCTTCGGGATCGCTGAATCAGGCGACTACGCTGACGCTGACTGTGACGCACTGA
- a CDS encoding DUF4126 domain-containing protein, with product MKLPFPGQELVALIVAVSFAAGLNVYATVATLGLLAHAGALELPEKLELLGNWWVIGASSALFAVEFFADKIPAFDLVWNALHTFIRIPVAALLAYRATSGLSPGAQLLATAAGGLIALAAHGGKTAMRAVITPSPEPVSNMALSMGEDVVSIGLTWLTAHHPVLATSIAAVFVLVVVLLIRWVWRALRRLFRGAERVVSGSDSGMETQG from the coding sequence GTGAAGCTGCCGTTTCCGGGACAGGAGCTGGTTGCGCTGATTGTGGCGGTGTCGTTTGCCGCGGGGCTGAACGTGTATGCCACGGTGGCCACGCTGGGGCTGCTGGCGCATGCGGGCGCGTTGGAGCTGCCGGAGAAGCTTGAACTGCTGGGAAACTGGTGGGTGATTGGGGCAAGTTCCGCGCTGTTCGCGGTGGAGTTTTTTGCGGACAAGATTCCGGCATTCGACCTGGTGTGGAACGCGCTGCATACGTTCATCCGGATTCCGGTGGCGGCGCTGCTGGCGTATCGGGCGACGTCGGGGCTGAGCCCCGGAGCGCAGTTATTGGCCACTGCGGCGGGAGGGCTGATTGCGCTGGCGGCGCATGGGGGCAAGACTGCTATGCGGGCGGTGATCACGCCGTCTCCTGAGCCGGTTTCCAATATGGCGCTCAGCATGGGCGAGGATGTGGTGTCGATCGGGCTGACCTGGCTGACCGCGCACCACCCGGTGTTGGCAACGTCGATTGCGGCGGTGTTTGTGCTCGTGGTGGTGCTGCTCATTCGGTGGGTGTGGCGGGCGCTGCGGCGGCTGTTTCGCGGGGCGGAGCGGGTCGTGTCGGGCTCCGATTCCGGCATGGAAACTCAAGGCTGA